Proteins encoded by one window of Hyla sarda isolate aHylSar1 chromosome 13, aHylSar1.hap1, whole genome shotgun sequence:
- the ARHGDIA gene encoding rho GDP-dissociation inhibitor 1, with protein MAEHEPTTEQLAQIAAENEEDEHSVNYRPPAQKTIEEIQALDQDDESLRKYKEALLGPVPAAIDPKAPNVVVTKLTLVCAEAPGPLELDLTGDLEKFKKQSFCLKEAVEYRIKISFKVNKEIVSGLKYQQQTYRKGVKLDKTNYMVGSYGPRVDEYEFLTPIEEAPKGILARGCYNMKSLFTDDDKTNHLSWEWNLTISKDWKN; from the exons ATGGCTGAGCACGAACCCACTACAGAGCAACTGGCGCAGATCGCAGCCGAGAACGAGGAGGACGAACATTCGGTGAACTACCGCCCCCCGGCGCAGAAAACCATCGAGGAGATACAGGCTCTGGACCAGGACGATGAGAGTCTGCGCAAGTACAAGGAGGCTCTGCTGGGCCCCGTGCCCGCCGCAATTG ATCCCAAGGCTCCGAATGTCGTGGTCACCAAACTGACCTTGGTCTGTGCAGAGGCTCCCGGCCCCCTGGAGTTGGACCTGACAG GAGATCTTGAGAAGTTTAAGAAACAATCATTCTGCCTTAAAGAAGCTGTGGAGTACAGAATTAAAATCAGCTTTAAG GTGAACAAGGAGATCGTTTCCGGACTGAAATATCAGCAGCAGACCTACCGGAAAGGTGTAAAAT tgGACAAAACAAACTACATGGTTGGAAGTTACGGCCCCCGCGTGGACGAATATGAATTTCTGACTCCCATAGAGGAGGCCCCCAAGGGTATACTGGCCAGAGGCTGCTACAACATGAAGTCTCTCTTCACTGACGACGATAAAACCAATCACCTCTCCTGGGAGTGGAACCTGACCATCAGCAAAGATTGGAAGAACTAG